The sequence below is a genomic window from Flavobacterium sediminilitoris.
AGCAAAATATCCTGAATTTTATGATGAAAACTCACCAACAGTTAGAGTAGGAGGAGCTATTACAAAGAATTTTGATACTATTCAGCATGAATATAGAATGTATTCTTTAGATAATTCTTATTCGAAAGAAGATTTACTAGATTGGCAAACACGATGTCAAAAAATATTAGGTGATGTTGATTTAGAATTTACTTGTGAGTTGAAATATGATGGAGCTTCAATAAGTATTCAATATGAAAATGGTAAATTAAAGCGAGCAGTTACTCGTGGAGATGGTTTTCAAGGAGATGATGTTACAAATAATGTTAAAACAATAAAATCGGTTCCTATAAAATTAAAAAATGATTTTCCAGAGAAATTTGAAATTAGAGGAGAAATAATTCTTCCTTTTTTAGGCTTTGAGAAAATGAATCAAGAGTTAATTGAAATAGGAGAAACACCTTATTCAAACCCTAGAAATACTGCTTCAGGAAGTTTGAAATTGCAAAATAGTGCAGAAGTTGCTAAAAGACCATTAGACTGTTTGTTGTATACTTTGGTAGGGAATAATTTACCTATTAAATCTCAATTTGAAGGATTACAAAAAGCAAGAGATTGGGGTTTTAAAGTACCAAATGAATCTAAATTGGTAAAAAGTATAAATGAAGTTTTTGAATTTATTAATTATTGGGATACACACCGTCATGAATTACCTTATGAAACTGATGGAGTTGTAATTAAAATAAATCAAGTTCAATATCAGGAAGAGTTAGGTTATACAGCTAAATCACCACGATGGGCTATTGCTTATAAGTTTAAAGCGGAACAGGTTACAACAATTTTAAATTCTATATCTTATCAAGTAGGAAGAACAGGAGCAATAACACCAGTTGCTAATCTTGAACCAGTACAATTAGCAGGAACCATTGTAAAAAGAGCTTCTTTGCATAATGCGGATCAAATTGCAAAATTAGATATTAGAATAGGAGATAGTGTTTTTGTTGAAAAAGGAGGAGAGATTATTCCTAAAATTATTGGAGTTAATTTAGAGGAAAGAAAATTAGAAAATCAACCTACAACTTATATAACGCATTGTCCAGAATGTAATACGGAATTAATTAGAATTGAAGGAGAAGCAAATCATTATTGTCCTAATTTTTATGGATGTCCACCTCAAATTATAGGAAGAATTCAACATTATATCTCTAGAAAAGCTATGGATATTGATGGTTTAGGAGGTGAAACGGTTGCTCTTTTATATAATGCAGGTTTAATAAAAAATTATGCAGATTTATATGAGTTAACTAAAGACCAAGTTATTCCACTTGAACGTATGGCAGAGAAGTCTGCTGAGAATTTAATTAACGGAATCGAAAAATCTAAAAGCATTCCTTTTGATAGTGTTTTATATGCTTTAGGAATTAGATATGTAGGAGAAACTGTGGCTAAAAAGCTAGCTAAACATTATAAAAATATTGATGCAATAGCTTCTGCAAGTTTAATGGATTTAATTCTAGTTGATGAAATTGGAGAAAAAATTGCAAAAAGTGTAGTCTTGTTTTTTGAAAATGAAATAAACATTGAAATTATAGAAAGGCTTAAAAGTAGTGGAATACAATTTGAATTAGATGAAAAATTAAATACGAATGTATCGGATAAATTATCAGGGAAAGTATTTGTTGTTTCTGGAGTTTTTGAAATTTATTCTAGAGACAATCTAAAAAAAGCAATTGAAGATAATGGAGGAAAAGTAGGAAGTTCAATATCCTCAAAAACAGATTATGTAATTGCGGGCGATAATATGGGACCAGCTAAATTAGAAAAAGCAAATAAGCTAGGAATACCAATTATTAATGAGCAAGAGTTTAATGTATTGATTAATGATTAAACTTAACGCATCTCTTTATTTATATATTTGTTCAGCAGTTTTATATGTTTTGTCAATTATAATGCAATGTGAAATGCTTACGTTGATTACAAAACCAATATTTATACCCGCTATTATTTTTTATTATTTTACACAAGAAGAAAATGAATTCAATTATTTGTTTGTAAAATCATTAGTGTTTTTTTTTATTGGAGAAATGTTCTTTTTAATAAATTTTAAGGATTGTTTTTTTGCAGGTTTATCATTTTTATTGTTTCCAAACTTTATAATAATTTATTTTATTTATGAAGATTTTAGGATTTTAATGAAAACTAGAAATTTAAAACAATTAGATGTAACATTAATTATGTTATCTTCTATTCTGTTTTATTTGCTATTCAATATCTTTAATTTATTAGAATTTGATTCAATATATGAATTTTTGTACTTCATGATTTTTGGAACTTCACTCCTTGTTATGACGGTTTTAACAGCAATTTTATTTATTTATTCTAGCTATAGGAAAAATACATATTTAGTTTTTGCAGTATTCTCATTATTAATGGCGCATTTGTTTCTTGTGCTAGATATGCAATTTTTAAATTTATTAACTTTTAAATATTTAAATGCTTTTTCTCAAACAATTGCATATTTATTTTATACTAAATATTTTTTAGAAAGAAGTATTTTAGAAAACAGGTTGAAAACCATTGATGGTTAAAATTTAAATGCTATATAGTTCCTAAATGTAGAAACTATATAGCATTTAAAAGAGTATAGAATATTTTTATGAAACTTATAGAATAATATTTCTAGTAGTATTATCGTGTTTTTTATTGTTAGACAAATAGAAGTCAATTCTACCAAGGTTAATTCCAAAACATCCAACTTGATTCACTAGTACTGCTTTTCCATCAACATTAGTTTCTATGACAGGTTTGTCTAAAAAAGTGTGACTATGACCTCCAATAATTAAATCAATATCTTTTGTTTGTTTTGCAAGTAATATATCGCAAACTTTATCAGGTTCGTTTCTGTAATTAAAACCAAGATGAGAAAGACAAATAACTAAATCACACTTTTTATCTTCTTTTAATATCCTAGTCATATCTTTTGCAACTTCAATAGGATTATTGTAGACTGTTTCTTTATATAGTTTTTTATCAACTAATCCGTCAAGCTCAACGCCTAATCCAAATATTCCAATTTTAATTCCGTCTTTTATAATTATTTTATAAGGTTTTACAATTCCATCTAATATAGTATTTGTAAAATCATAATTTGCTGAAACAAAGTCAAAGCTAGCATGTGGTAATTGTGCATGAAAACCATCAATTCCATTGTCAAAATCATGATTTCCCATTGTAGCTAAATCATATTTCATCATACTCATTAGTTTAAACTCTAATTCACCACCATAATAATTAAAATAAGGAGTTCCTTGAAAAATATCTCCAGCATCTAAAAGAAGAACATTTTTTTCTTCTTTTCTAATTTGTTCTATTACACTTGCTCTTCTTGCTGCTCCACCCATATTTGGATTTCTTGGATGATCCGCAGGAAATGGATCTATATGACTATGAACATCATTAGTGTGTAGAATTGTTATTTTTTTCTCCTCAATAGTTGAAAAACTACTTAATGATAATCCTCCAACTGTTAATAAAGCCGAACTGGCTGCTGTTTTTTGTAAAAAATCTCTTCTTTGCATTTTATAGGCTTTATTTTATGATAATTCTTTCTGTTGTTATATTAGGTAATGTATCTATTTTCTTAAAATAGTCAATAAATAAATTTCTTAACTTGTAATCAATATCATATTTTAATGAACTATCTCTAAAAAATGTCATGCTATCGCCACCACTAGCTAAATAATCAGAAGTTGCTACATAATATATTTTATTATCATCAATAGAGTGATTGTTTATTTTTATATCCATTACAGTATTTTCATCCTTATTTGTATAGATTGTTATACCTGCTAAAGGATGCGGTTTTTTTTCTTTTATAATATAATCAGCTAAAGCTCTTACTTCTTTACCTTTTAAACCAATAATCATAATACTATTTTCAAAAGGCATTATTTCGTAGGCAGTTCTAGACGTAACATTCCCTTTAGGAATAATAGCTCTTATTCCTCCATGGTTTAGTAAACAAAAATCAATATCTTTATTTTCTCTTTTAAGAAATATAGGCTTACTAAATGCTAAAGTTGTTTCTGCAAATAAGTTGCCAATATTAGTCTGCCATTTGCCTTTACTTTTTTCTTGATTTACAGGATTGTAAGCCAAAACACTGTCTAAATCTTTAGTAATGTGTTCTCTATAAGGTTGTATGAATTTTTCTATTTCAGTGTTACCAGCATAAGATTCATTGATGTTAATTCTTTTACCTTCAACTTCATATATATTAGATTTAGAAGTTTTACAAGAGACTATAAATAGGAATGTTAATAATATAACAAAATAACTATATTTTACTCTTTTCTTTTTTACATTTACCATCCTTTAAATAGGTTTAAATATTTATTTTTGTCGAACACGTAAAATTACTATGTTTTCTAGAATAATTAAGAGGTTTTTCCTAAAAAAAATAATTAAGAAAAGGTTATCTAAGTATAACCTAGATGTAACTAATGATAAAATTAAAACAATAGGTATTATTGTAGATACAACTTATTTTTTTGATAAAGAAAAGCTTATATCGGAAATTAAATCACACAGCAATCATTTTGAAGATATAAGAATGATAGCATATCGGGATAAAATAAAAAATAAAAGCGAAAATGAATCACTTTTTTTCTCCATGAAAGATATTACTATCACAGGAGGAATTGGTGCAAAGCATATTCAGGATTTTGTAGATTATCCTTTCGATTTGTTAATTAATTATTTTGATGAAGAAAAATTACCATTATTATTAATTGCAAAAAAATCAAAAGCAAAATTTAAAATGGGATTTTCAACAGTAGACAAAAGAATCCATCATTTTATGTTAGCCTTGGAAATGAAAAACTATAAAGAGTTTGTCTCTGAATTATTCAAATATTTAAAAATACTTAATAAAATATAACATGAAAAAGTTTGAAGGTACTGGTGTAGCACTAGTTACTCCATTTAAAGAAGATTTTTCAATAGATGTTGAAGCATTAAAAAGAATCGTAGATTTTGTAACCAAAGGCGGAGTAGAATATCTTGTTGTTTTAGGAACAACGGCAGAATCAGCAACTTTGTCTCAAGATGAAAAAGAATTAGTCATAAAGACTATTGTAGAAGCTAATGCAGGTAGATTACCATTAGTTTTAGGAGTAGGAGGAAATAATACACTGAAAGTAGTAGAAGAATTAAAATCAAGAGATTTGTCAAAATTTGATGCTATTTTATCTGTTTCACCATATTATAATAAACCAACGCAAGAAGGAATTTATCAGCATTTTAAAGCAGTTGCAGAAGCTTCATCAATTCCTGTTATTTTATACAATGTACCAGGAAGAACAGCAAGTAATGTATTGCCATCAACAATTATTCGTTTAGCAAATGATTTTAAAAATGTTATAGGTGTTAAAGAAGCAGCAGGAGACATTGTGCAAGCTATGCGATTGATTCAAAATAAACCAGAGAATTTTTTAATTATTTCTGGAGATGACATGATTACTCTTCCAATGGTTTTAGCAGGAGGTTCTGGAGTAATTTCAGTAATTGGTCAAGGTTTTCCAAAAGAATTTTCTGAAATGGTACGTCTTGGATTGCAAGAAAAAGGAAAAGAAGCTTATAAGTTGCATTATCTTTTAGCAGATTCAATCGATATGATTTTTGAACAAGGTAATCCAGCGGGAATTAAAGAAGTTTTTAAAACTCTTGGTTTATCAGAAAATACGGTTCGTTTACCATTAGTTAATGTAGATGAAAATTTAGCTAATAAACTAAAAAATTTTACGAAAAAAATAAGCTAAAAAAAGATTTCCATAGTATTTAAATTATGTCTAAATTTGCAGTTGCTTTTTTAGGTGTTAATTCATGTGTATTAAAAAAGTAAAAAAATAAAATCAATGAATAAATTTATCTGTTTCATCCTTATTATTATTTCACTTTCATCTTGTAGTGAATATCAAAAAGCTTTAAAAAGCGAAGATTTAGCACTCAAGAGTAAAACGGCAAATGATTTATATGAAAAAGGGAAATACACAAAAGCACTGCGTTTATATGAGCAGATAATACCAGCTTATAGAGGAAAGCCACAAGCAGAGCGTTTGTTTTATATGTTTTCAAAATCATATTATAATACTAAACAATATTATTTAGCAGGATATCAGTTTGAAAGTTTTGCATCAAGTTATCCTAAAAGTGAGAAAAGAGAAGAAGCTGCTTTTTTAGGAGCTGAATGTTTCTATAGATTATCACCTAGGTATAGTTTAGATCAAATTGATACAGAAAAAGCACTTTCTAAATTGCAAAAATTTATTGATACTTATCCCGATTCAGAATATTTACCAAAAGCAAATGAGTACGTTAAGGAATTAAGAGAGAAATTAGAAAAGAAAGCTTTTGAAATAGCGAAACAATATTATACTATTTCAGATCACCGATTAGAATATAATGCAGCATTGAAAGCTTTAGATAATTTTATTTCAGATTATCCAGGAACCCCTTTTAAAGAAGAAGCATTATTTTTAAAATTTAGCACGGCTTATAAATTAGCAATTAATAGTGTTGAATATAAAAAAGAAGATCGATTAAATCTTGCTAAAACAATGTACAATAGTTTTATTAAGTTTAATGCAGAATCACAATTTAAGCCAAAGGCTGACACAATGTTAGCGACAATTGACAAAGAATTACAACAATTTTCTAAATAAATTAAATCATGGATTTAAAAAAGACTACAGCTCCAGTTAACACAATCACTTATAATAAAAGTAAGATTGAAGAGCCAACAGGGAACGTTTATGAAGCTATAACAATTATGGCTAAGAGAGCAGGTCAAATTAATACCGAAATTAAAAAGGAATTAATTGAAAAATTAGAAGAATTTGCAACTTACAATGATAGTTTAGAAGAAATCTTTGAAAACAAAGAACAAATTGAAGTTTCAAAATTTTATGAAAAATTACCTAAACCTCACGCTTTAGCTGTTCAAGAATGGTTAGAAGGTAAAATTTATCATAGAGAAGCAAAATAATACATGAGTATGACTGTATTAAGTGGTAAAAAAATCTTGCTAGGAGTTTCAGGAGGAATTGCCGCTTATAAAACAGCACATCTTGTTAGACTTTTTATAAAAGCAGGTGCTCAAGTACAAGTTGTTATGACACCTGCTTCTAAAGATTTTGTTACACCTTTAACATTATCTACACTTTCTAAAAATCCCGTTCATTCTAGTTTTTACAACGAAGATGATGAAAATGCAATATGGAATAATCATGTTGAGCTAGCTCTATGGGCAGATTATATGCTTATTGCACCAGCAACTGCAAATACAATGTCTAAAATGGCAAATGGCAATTGCGATAATCTTTTAATTGCTACGTATTTGTCTTCTAAATGTCCAGTATACTTTGCACCAGCAATGGATTTGGATATGTACAAACATCCTTCTACATTAGAAAGTTTTAATAAATTACAAAAGTTTGGTAATACTATTATTCCAGCAGAAAGCGGAGAATTAGCAAGTGGACTTTCTGGAGAAGGAAGAATGGCAGAACCAGAAAATATAATATCTTTTATAGAAAAGGATATTACTTCAAAACTACCTTTAAAAGGGAAGAAAATTTTAATTACCGCAGGACCTACTTATGAAGCCATTGATCCAGTACGTTTTATTGGAAATCATTCTTCAGGAAAAATGGGATTTGATATAGCAAGAATTGCAGCTCATAATGGAGCTGAAGTAATTTTAGTAGCTGGTCCAACTCATTTGAAAGTAGAGCATCCTTTTATACATTTAAGAAGAGTGCAATCAGCACAAGAAATGTATGACGTTTGTCATGAATATTTTGAAGAAGTAAATGTAACAATAGCAGCAGCAGCAGTTGCGGATTATAGACCAAAAAATGTTGCACTTCAGAAAATAAAAAAGAATGATCCTACGTTTATAATAGAGTTAGAGAAAACAAAAGACATCTTAGCTTCTTTAGGAGAAAAGAAAAAAAATCAGTTTTTAATTGGTTTTGCATTAGAAACAGAAAATGAAATTGAACATGCAAAGCTGAAAATTCAGAAAAAAAACTTAGATTTGATAGTTTTAAATTCTTTAAATGATAAAGGAGCTGGTTTTGGTCATGATACTAATAAAGTTACCTTTATAGATAAACAGTTTATTGTTGAACCAATGAACTTAAAAAGTAAAGAATCTGTAGCTCAGGATATTATAAATAAAATTATTCAACATTATGATGCGTAACTGGTTAACTATATTTATTGTTGTTATTTCATTCCAAATGAATTTTGCACAAGAACTGAATGCTTCAGTATCAGTAAATGCTGAGCGAATGACCGATGTTAACCCTCAAATATTTAAAAATTTAGAGAAACAAGTTTCAGAGTTTTTAAATACAACAAAATGGACAAATCGTGAATACGAGCAAAATGAAAAAATTGAATGTAATTTTTTTATAAATGTTTCAGAATTCAATTCAAATAATATTTCAGCTACATTACAAATTCAATCTTCAAGGCCAATTTTTAATTCAACATATAGTTCACCAATATTAAATTTGAATGATAAAGATTTTAGTTTCAGATTCATAGAATTTGAGCAATTAATATTTGACCAGAATTCATTTAATTCAAACCTTACATCTGTTTTAGCATTTTATGTTAATATAATATTAGGTTTAGATATGGATTCTTACAGTGAATTAGGAGGAACAAAATATTTAGGAGTTGCATCAAATATTATGAATGTTGCACAATCTAGTGGTTATAAAGGATGGTCACAATCTGAAGGCAATAATAATAATCGTTATTTTTTAATTTCAGATATGCTTTCAAACACATATTCACCTTATAGAACATCGTTGTATGAATACCACTTCAAAGGATTGGATCTTATGGCAGATGATTTGAAAAAAGGGAAAGAAGGTGTTGCAAATTCAATTGAAACATTAGCTAAAATTCAAAAATCAAGACCAAATGCATTATTGACACGTACCTTTTTTGATGCAAAAACAGACGAAATTGTACAAATATTTACTGGTGGACCAATGACAAATAATGCAGCGTTACTAGAAACGCTTAATAGAATTTCTCCATTAAATTCTATTAAATGGAATAAAATTAGATAAAATCTTAAAATACACACAATACTATGCTTTTATCACTTTCGATAAAAAACTATGCATTGATAGAATCTTTAGAAATTGAATTTTCGAACCAATTTTCTATTATAACTGGTGAAACTGGAGCAGGAAAATCCATACTTTTAGGAGCATTAGGATTAGTTCTAGGAAATAGAGCCGACTTATCTGTATTGAAAGATAAAGAACAAAAATGTGTTATTGAAGCTGTTTTTTCTCTTTCAAATTATAATTTAGAACCTTTTTTTGTAGAAAAAGAATTAGATTATGAAGCGCAAACTATTATTAGAAGAGAGATTTTACCTTCTGGAAAATCGAGAGCATTTATAAACGATAGTCCGGTTAATTTAAATGAATTACAAGCTCTATCTGTTTTTTTAATTGATATTCATTCTCAACATGAAACACGTGAATTGTTAAATGAAGAATATCAATTCCAAATAGTTGATGCTGTAGCAAAAAATGAAAAGCGAATAATAAGTTATAGAAAAGGATTAAGCTTGTTAAACAAAACAAATAAAGAATTAACCAAACTTATAGCTGAAAAGGAGTCGCTTTCTAAAGAACAAGAATATAATAGCTTCCTTTTAGAAGAATTATTAGCAGCAAATTTAAAAGTAGAAGAACAAGCAGAATTAGAAGAAGAATTAGAGAAGTTAAGTAATGTTGAATTTATAAAAGAAAATATAGACAAAGCGCTTAGCTTGGCTAATGAAGAACAACTAGGAACAATTATTACCCTTAATGAAATTAAACAATCATTTCAGAAAATTGCAACATTTTCAAAAGAGTATAATGATTTTCATGAAAGAGTTACAAGTGTTTCTATAGAACTACAAGATATTATTGATGAATGTTACTCAAATTCAGAAAAAATAATTAATGATCCTGAACGTTTGGAACTTGTAAATACAAAATTACAAACGATTTATAGCTTACAAAAGAAACATCAAGTTACTACTATTGAAGAGCTATTAAAGATTCAAAATGATTTAGATTCAAAAGTTCTTAGAGCAGATGATTTAGACACAGAAATAGAGAATAAGAAGGGTGAGTTAGAAGAAATTAAAGAAAAAGTAAATCTAGTAGCTGAACTTATTACAAAGGCAAGAAATGAAGCGGCTCCAATTTTAGCTAAAAAAATAGAAACCATTTTAGCATTATTAGGAATGCCTGATGCAAAAGTCTTTTTTGAAATAAAAGAAACAGAAAGCTTTACAAAATTCGGAAAAGATGTTATCAATTTATTATTTTCTGCAAATAAAGGACTTCAATTAGGCGCTATAAAGAAAATGGCATCAGGAGGAGAAATGTCTAGAATAATGCTTGCTGTAAAAGCTGTTTTAGCTAATTATTCTAAATTGCCAACCATTATTTTTGATGAAATAGATACAGGAGTTTCAGGAGAAATTGCAAATAAAATGGGTGAAATTATGAAAGAGATGAGTAAGAATATGCAAGTTTTTGCCATTACACATTTACCTCAAATTGCAGCCAAAGGAAATCAACATTATAAAGTGTTTAAATACAATGTAAAAGATGATACCCTTTCTGAATTAAAGTTATTAAATAATGAAGAAAGAATTGTTGAAATTGCTGAAATGTTGTCAGGAAAAGATATTTCAGATTCAGCCTTAAATCATGCAAAAGCTTTGTTGAACTAATTTATAAACTTTATATTTGTTTCTTCAAATTATAAGTAAATAGTAGCTATAAAAGATTACCTTAATAGGTATAAATACACAACGATATGATAATAGAACCAAGAATGAGAGGTTTCATTTGTTTAACATCGCACCCAAAAGGATGTGAACAAAATGTAAAAAATCAAATAGCATATATCAAATCAAAAGGAATTATTGACGGTGCTAAAAAAGTATTAGTTATTGGTGCTTCAACAGGATTTGGATTAGCATCAAGAATTACAAGTGCATTTGGTTCAAATGCTTCAACAATAGGTGTTTTCTTTGAAAAAGCACCAAGTGAAGGTAAAACAGCTTCTCCAGGATGGTATAATTCTGCTGCATTTGAAGATGAAGCAAAAAAAGCAGGTTTATATGCAAAAAGTATTAATGGAGATGCTTTTTCAAATGAAGTAAAACAGCAAACATTAGATTTAATAAAACAAGACTTAGGTCAGGTAGATTTAGTTATTTATAGTTTAGCTTCACCAGTTCGTTTACATCCAGTAACAGGTGTTTTACACCGTTCTACATTAAAGCCTATTGGAGGAACTTTTACAAATAAAACAGTTGATTTTCATACAGGAAAAGTGTCAGATGTTTCAATTGAACCAGCAAATGAAGACGATATTGAAAATACAGTGACTGTAATGGGAGGAGAAGATTGGGCAATGTGGATGAAAGCTTTGAAAGATGCTGACTTATTAGCAGATGGAGC
It includes:
- the ligA gene encoding NAD-dependent DNA ligase LigA; translation: MDILQSIQVLREELNQHNYNYYVLDKPTISDFEFDTKLKELQDLEAKYPEFYDENSPTVRVGGAITKNFDTIQHEYRMYSLDNSYSKEDLLDWQTRCQKILGDVDLEFTCELKYDGASISIQYENGKLKRAVTRGDGFQGDDVTNNVKTIKSVPIKLKNDFPEKFEIRGEIILPFLGFEKMNQELIEIGETPYSNPRNTASGSLKLQNSAEVAKRPLDCLLYTLVGNNLPIKSQFEGLQKARDWGFKVPNESKLVKSINEVFEFINYWDTHRHELPYETDGVVIKINQVQYQEELGYTAKSPRWAIAYKFKAEQVTTILNSISYQVGRTGAITPVANLEPVQLAGTIVKRASLHNADQIAKLDIRIGDSVFVEKGGEIIPKIIGVNLEERKLENQPTTYITHCPECNTELIRIEGEANHYCPNFYGCPPQIIGRIQHYISRKAMDIDGLGGETVALLYNAGLIKNYADLYELTKDQVIPLERMAEKSAENLINGIEKSKSIPFDSVLYALGIRYVGETVAKKLAKHYKNIDAIASASLMDLILVDEIGEKIAKSVVLFFENEINIEIIERLKSSGIQFELDEKLNTNVSDKLSGKVFVVSGVFEIYSRDNLKKAIEDNGGKVGSSISSKTDYVIAGDNMGPAKLEKANKLGIPIINEQEFNVLIND
- a CDS encoding bifunctional metallophosphatase/5'-nucleotidase, whose amino-acid sequence is MQRRDFLQKTAASSALLTVGGLSLSSFSTIEEKKITILHTNDVHSHIDPFPADHPRNPNMGGAARRASVIEQIRKEEKNVLLLDAGDIFQGTPYFNYYGGELEFKLMSMMKYDLATMGNHDFDNGIDGFHAQLPHASFDFVSANYDFTNTILDGIVKPYKIIIKDGIKIGIFGLGVELDGLVDKKLYKETVYNNPIEVAKDMTRILKEDKKCDLVICLSHLGFNYRNEPDKVCDILLAKQTKDIDLIIGGHSHTFLDKPVIETNVDGKAVLVNQVGCFGINLGRIDFYLSNNKKHDNTTRNIIL
- a CDS encoding 5'-nucleotidase C-terminal domain-containing protein codes for the protein MVNVKKKRVKYSYFVILLTFLFIVSCKTSKSNIYEVEGKRININESYAGNTEIEKFIQPYREHITKDLDSVLAYNPVNQEKSKGKWQTNIGNLFAETTLAFSKPIFLKRENKDIDFCLLNHGGIRAIIPKGNVTSRTAYEIMPFENSIMIIGLKGKEVRALADYIIKEKKPHPLAGITIYTNKDENTVMDIKINNHSIDDNKIYYVATSDYLASGGDSMTFFRDSSLKYDIDYKLRNLFIDYFKKIDTLPNITTERIIIK
- a CDS encoding DUF6913 domain-containing protein; the encoded protein is MFSRIIKRFFLKKIIKKRLSKYNLDVTNDKIKTIGIIVDTTYFFDKEKLISEIKSHSNHFEDIRMIAYRDKIKNKSENESLFFSMKDITITGGIGAKHIQDFVDYPFDLLINYFDEEKLPLLLIAKKSKAKFKMGFSTVDKRIHHFMLALEMKNYKEFVSELFKYLKILNKI
- the dapA gene encoding 4-hydroxy-tetrahydrodipicolinate synthase; this translates as MKKFEGTGVALVTPFKEDFSIDVEALKRIVDFVTKGGVEYLVVLGTTAESATLSQDEKELVIKTIVEANAGRLPLVLGVGGNNTLKVVEELKSRDLSKFDAILSVSPYYNKPTQEGIYQHFKAVAEASSIPVILYNVPGRTASNVLPSTIIRLANDFKNVIGVKEAAGDIVQAMRLIQNKPENFLIISGDDMITLPMVLAGGSGVISVIGQGFPKEFSEMVRLGLQEKGKEAYKLHYLLADSIDMIFEQGNPAGIKEVFKTLGLSENTVRLPLVNVDENLANKLKNFTKKIS
- a CDS encoding outer membrane protein assembly factor BamD; the encoded protein is MNKFICFILIIISLSSCSEYQKALKSEDLALKSKTANDLYEKGKYTKALRLYEQIIPAYRGKPQAERLFYMFSKSYYNTKQYYLAGYQFESFASSYPKSEKREEAAFLGAECFYRLSPRYSLDQIDTEKALSKLQKFIDTYPDSEYLPKANEYVKELREKLEKKAFEIAKQYYTISDHRLEYNAALKALDNFISDYPGTPFKEEALFLKFSTAYKLAINSVEYKKEDRLNLAKTMYNSFIKFNAESQFKPKADTMLATIDKELQQFSK
- a CDS encoding DNA-directed RNA polymerase subunit omega, translated to MDLKKTTAPVNTITYNKSKIEEPTGNVYEAITIMAKRAGQINTEIKKELIEKLEEFATYNDSLEEIFENKEQIEVSKFYEKLPKPHALAVQEWLEGKIYHREAK
- the coaBC gene encoding bifunctional phosphopantothenoylcysteine decarboxylase/phosphopantothenate--cysteine ligase CoaBC; translated protein: MTVLSGKKILLGVSGGIAAYKTAHLVRLFIKAGAQVQVVMTPASKDFVTPLTLSTLSKNPVHSSFYNEDDENAIWNNHVELALWADYMLIAPATANTMSKMANGNCDNLLIATYLSSKCPVYFAPAMDLDMYKHPSTLESFNKLQKFGNTIIPAESGELASGLSGEGRMAEPENIISFIEKDITSKLPLKGKKILITAGPTYEAIDPVRFIGNHSSGKMGFDIARIAAHNGAEVILVAGPTHLKVEHPFIHLRRVQSAQEMYDVCHEYFEEVNVTIAAAAVADYRPKNVALQKIKKNDPTFIIELEKTKDILASLGEKKKNQFLIGFALETENEIEHAKLKIQKKNLDLIVLNSLNDKGAGFGHDTNKVTFIDKQFIVEPMNLKSKESVAQDIINKIIQHYDA
- the porD gene encoding type IX secretion system protein PorD, whose protein sequence is MMRNWLTIFIVVISFQMNFAQELNASVSVNAERMTDVNPQIFKNLEKQVSEFLNTTKWTNREYEQNEKIECNFFINVSEFNSNNISATLQIQSSRPIFNSTYSSPILNLNDKDFSFRFIEFEQLIFDQNSFNSNLTSVLAFYVNIILGLDMDSYSELGGTKYLGVASNIMNVAQSSGYKGWSQSEGNNNNRYFLISDMLSNTYSPYRTSLYEYHFKGLDLMADDLKKGKEGVANSIETLAKIQKSRPNALLTRTFFDAKTDEIVQIFTGGPMTNNAALLETLNRISPLNSIKWNKIR
- the recN gene encoding DNA repair protein RecN, encoding MLLSLSIKNYALIESLEIEFSNQFSIITGETGAGKSILLGALGLVLGNRADLSVLKDKEQKCVIEAVFSLSNYNLEPFFVEKELDYEAQTIIRREILPSGKSRAFINDSPVNLNELQALSVFLIDIHSQHETRELLNEEYQFQIVDAVAKNEKRIISYRKGLSLLNKTNKELTKLIAEKESLSKEQEYNSFLLEELLAANLKVEEQAELEEELEKLSNVEFIKENIDKALSLANEEQLGTIITLNEIKQSFQKIATFSKEYNDFHERVTSVSIELQDIIDECYSNSEKIINDPERLELVNTKLQTIYSLQKKHQVTTIEELLKIQNDLDSKVLRADDLDTEIENKKGELEEIKEKVNLVAELITKARNEAAPILAKKIETILALLGMPDAKVFFEIKETESFTKFGKDVINLLFSANKGLQLGAIKKMASGGEMSRIMLAVKAVLANYSKLPTIIFDEIDTGVSGEIANKMGEIMKEMSKNMQVFAITHLPQIAAKGNQHYKVFKYNVKDDTLSELKLLNNEERIVEIAEMLSGKDISDSALNHAKALLN